One window of Dermacentor albipictus isolate Rhodes 1998 colony unplaced genomic scaffold, USDA_Dalb.pri_finalv2 scaffold_14, whole genome shotgun sequence genomic DNA carries:
- the LOC139051735 gene encoding probable ATP-dependent RNA helicase DDX43 — MDAASKNGDYEWIEEDYVPPPSQPTSGCRRFGEGGNLGAAPGRGRGPWNYETNASRPLAGDVITVPTNDVARIIGRGGSRIRELQVSSSTKISVKKDNEEGSHTKIEICGSKEGRRKALDQIYAIVYGRPNVSRPGAQVMKVPLNDAARIVGKGGCRIRKLEESSGAQISVKKDDADCFERTIELWGSQEACRKARELIDAIIHQPEEPACASKSEEPVPLLDWAKLLAKSDEEAKNRWASLAPTRKNFYVEDCKVTSISAVDAASFRAANNNIVVKYLGPGNEPPAGVATNPVSTFEEAFSSYPEILDQIYKNKFTKPSPIQSQAWPILLQGQDLIGIAQTGTGKTLAFLLPAMIHIDSQPVPREQRKGPSCLILAPTRELAQQIEREAKKYQYRGIKCVCIYGGGSRREQIQTVNVSVDIVIATPGRLNDLVMNRLIDLSFVTFLVLDEADLLLDTCFEVQIRNVMLDIRPDRQTVMMTATWPESVRCLCQKYMTNPFQVFISSLDFAAVHTVTQRVILCEKEEKREQLLAFFYSMQPKDKVIVFVDRKATVDHLASYFVLAGINCDSIHGSREQCDREQALDHLREGKVRILIATDVAARGLDIEDVTHIFNYDFPRNVEEYVHRVGRTGRAGRTGTAVTLITRGDWRQAGELIKIFEEASQDVPTELYSMAERFDAWKERRAEEERSFGIDRGGRGGGWCGGSWGGGHRNRW, encoded by the coding sequence ATGGACGCCGCTTCGAAGAACGGAGATTACGAGTGGATCGAGGAAGACTACGTTCCTCCGCCATCGCAGCCGACTTCAGGATGCCGGCGTTTCGGCGAAGGAGGCAACCTCGGCGCAGCGCCTGGTAGGGGCCGTGGCCCGTGGAACTATGAAACCAATGCGTCGCGCCCTTTGGCTGGCGACGTGATCACTGTGCCAACCAACGATGTTGCCAGGATCATCGGCAGAGGTGGTTCCAGGATCCGCGAGCTTCAGGTTTCGAGTAGCACGAAGATTTCCGTGAAGAAAGACAACGAAGAGGGCAGTCACACCAAGATCGAGATCTGCGGATCAAAAGAGGGACGTCGCAAAGCACTTGACCAAATCTACGCGATCGTCTATGGACGACCAAATGTTTCGCGTCCGGGTGCTCAAGTGATGAAGGTGCCATTGAATGACGCCGCCAGGATCGTCGGCAAAGGTGGTTGCAGGATTCGCAAACTAGAAGAATCAAGTGGCGCACAGATATCGGTCAAGAAAGACGACGCAGATTGCTTTGAAAGAACGATCGAGCTCTGGGGCTCCCAAGAGGCATGTCGCAAAGCTCGCGAGCTCATCGACGCGATCATCCATCAGCCGGAAGAGCCGGCATGCGCCAGCAAAAGTGAAGAACCAGTGCCTTTGCTTGACTGGGCCAAGCTGCTTGCGAAGAGCGATGAAGAGGCGAAGAACCGCTGGGCCTCTCTTGCACCTACAAGGAAAAATTTTTACGTTGAAGATTGTAAGGTTACATCCATATCTGCAGTGGACGCGGCGTCCTTCAGGGCAGCCAACAATAATATAGTTGTAAAGTACTTGGGTCCAGGAAATGAGCCGCCAGCAGGCGTAGCAACTAACCCCGTGAGTACTTTCGAGGAAGCGTTTTCAAGCTATCCAGAAATCTTAGACCAGATCTACAAAAACAAGTTCACGAAGCCATCTCCAATACAGAGCCAGGCCTGGCCGATCCTTTTGCAAGGTCAAGACCTCATTGGAATCGCACAGACAGGTACAGGGAAGACTCTGGCATTCCTGCTACCAGCCATGATTCACATCGACAGCCAGCCTGTTCCAAGGGAGCAGAGGAAAGGACCGTCGTGCCTGATTTTAGCTCCGACACGCGAGCTTGCACAGCAGATTGAGCGGGAAGCAAAGAAATACCAGTACCGAGGGATAAAGTGTGTATGTATCTACGGCGGTGGCAGTCGGCGAGAGCAGATACAGACCGTCAACGTTAGCGTGGATATAGTCATCGCGACACCCGGCCGCCTCAATGACCTCGTCATGAACAGGTTAATCGACCTTAGCTTTGTCACTTTCTTGGTCCTGGATGAAGCGGACCTCTTGCTGGACACGTGCTTTGAGGTACAGATCCGGAATGTGATGCTGGACATAAGGCCTGACCGGCAGACAGTCATGATGACTGCCACTTGGCCAGAGAGTGTGCGTTGTCTTTGCCAGAAGTACATGACAAACCCATTCCAGGTGTTCATCAGCTCCTTGGACTTCGCCGCAGTGCACACAGTGACGCAGAGGGTCATCCTGTGCGAGAAAGAGGAGAAGAGGGAGCAGCTTTTGGCTTTCTTCTACTCCATGCAGCCCAAAGACAAAGTGATCGTCTTTGTCGACAGGAAGGCCACGGTGGACCACCTGGCAAGCTACTTTGTCCTGGCCGGCATCAACTGCGATTCCATCCATGGTTCCAGAGAACAGTGCGACCGCGAGCAAGCACTCGACCATCTGCGGGAGGGCAAGGTGCGCATCTTGATTGCCACCGACGTTGCCGCACGAGGGTTGGACATCGAAGATGTGACACACATCTTCAACTACGACTTCCCTCGCAACGTGGAAGAGTATGTCCATCGCGTGGGTCGCACCGGTCGAGCTGGGCGTACAGGCACAGCGGTCACGCTTATAACTCGTGGCGACTGGAGGCAGGCTGGCGAGCTTATCAAGATCTTCGAGGAAGCCAGCCAAGATGTCCCCACTGAGCTGTATTCAATGGCTGAGCGCTTTGATGCTTGGAAGGAACGCCGTGCTGAGGAAGAGCGTAGCTTTGGCATAGACCGCGGTGGCCGAGGCGGCGGCTGGTGCGGTGGCAGTTGGGGTGGTGGCCATCGCAACCGTTGGTGA